A section of the Hevea brasiliensis isolate MT/VB/25A 57/8 chromosome 17, ASM3005281v1, whole genome shotgun sequence genome encodes:
- the LOC110671766 gene encoding uncharacterized protein LOC110671766 isoform X2, translated as MKLCVGIVEGLLQHGRLTQKQIVERANSSHKEGNSIGLDAVQENLRKLVMAHYVEHCLTPEPGLASPTEEDAPARKRGAAKQQCQWKQKDFLLN; from the exons ATGAAACTG TGTGTAGGCATTGTTGAGGGTTTGCTTCAACATGGTAGGCTTACACAGAAGCAAATTGTTGAGAGAGCCAACTCAAGTCATAAGGAAG GAAATAGTATAGGTTTGGATGCTGTACAAGAAAACCTTCGCAAACTTGTGATGGCCCATTATGTTGAACACTGCCTCACTCCTGAACCCGGTCTTGCATCACCAACTGAAGAAGATGCTCCTGCAAGGAAGCGAGGTGCTGCTAAG CAGCAGTGCCAGTGGAAGCAAAAAGATTTTCTACTGAACTAA
- the LOC110671766 gene encoding uncharacterized protein LOC110671766 isoform X1 — protein MKLCVGIVEGLLQHGRLTQKQIVERANSSHKEGNSIGLDAVQENLRKLVMAHYVEHCLTPEPGLASPTEEDAPARKRGAAKQQQCQWKQKDFLLN, from the exons ATGAAACTG TGTGTAGGCATTGTTGAGGGTTTGCTTCAACATGGTAGGCTTACACAGAAGCAAATTGTTGAGAGAGCCAACTCAAGTCATAAGGAAG GAAATAGTATAGGTTTGGATGCTGTACAAGAAAACCTTCGCAAACTTGTGATGGCCCATTATGTTGAACACTGCCTCACTCCTGAACCCGGTCTTGCATCACCAACTGAAGAAGATGCTCCTGCAAGGAAGCGAGGTGCTGCTAAG CAGCAGCAGTGCCAGTGGAAGCAAAAAGATTTTCTACTGAACTAA
- the LOC131175486 gene encoding putative glucan endo-1,3-beta-glucosidase GVI, which yields MVDALYAALEKVGGPGLRIVVSETGWPSAGNGDVAVVPNTQVYVNNVLAHVKSAVGTPRRPGIPIETHIFALFNENLKPAGVEQNFGLYYPNMTEVYAVTF from the coding sequence ATGGTTGATGCACTATATGCTGCCCTAGAGAAAGTTGGTGGACCAGGTTTGAGAATTGTTGTTTCAGAGACTGGATGGCCAAGTGCTGGAAATGGGGACGTAGCAGTTGTTCCTAATACTCAAGTTTATGTTAATAATGTGTTGGCTCACGTCAAATCTGCAGTGGGTACTCCTAGGAGGCCTGGAATTCCTATAGAAACTCACATATTTGCTCTCTTCAATGAAAATCTCAAGCCAGCTGGTGTTGAACAGAATTTTGGATTGTATTATCCAAATATGACTGAGGTTTATGCTGTCACTTTTTag
- the LOC131175489 gene encoding uncharacterized protein LOC131175489, translated as MACFKTLAVLALALVLCARGTLGEIICEHLDQETCSYAISSTGKRCVLEKHVKRSGKESYTCRTSEIEADRLRNWIETDQCIKACGLDRKSLGISSDSLLESRFTQQLCSPQCYDSCPNIVDLYFNLAAGEGVFLPKLCESAHEGNARRGLMADIRSSGFVAPGPVHPVKYTIAPIVSPSLAPC; from the exons ATGGCTTGCTTCAAGACCCTGGCAGTCCTGGCTCTTGCCCTCGTTCTCTGTGCGCGAGGCACTCTAG GAGAAATAATATGTGAGCATCTcgaccaagagacatgttcttaCGCAATATCATCCACCGGCAAGCGCTGTGTGCTCGAGAAGCACGTCAAAAGAAGCGGAAAAGAATCATACACTTGCCGTACATCTGAAATTGAAGCCGATAGATTGAGGAACTGGATCGAAACTGACCAATGCATAAAAGCATGTGGTCTCGATAGAAAATCACTGGGAATCTCATCAGATTCTCTCCTTGAGTCTCGCTTCACACAGCAGCTCTGCTCTCCTCAGTGCTACGATAGCTGCCCCAACATCGTTGATCTTTACTTCAATCTCGCCGCTGGAGAAG GTGTATTTCTTCCAAAGCTTTGTGAGTCCGCACATGAGGGAAATGCTCGTAGAGGATTGATGGCTGATATCCGGAGCTCTGGTTTTGTTGCACCAGGACCAGTTCATCCAGTGAAGTACACGATCGCCCCAATAGTCTCCCCATCACTGGCACCCTGTTAA
- the LOC131175488 gene encoding putative glucan endo-1,3-beta-glucosidase GVI: protein MDRLLLVFCISACFLYNHAGAQGVGINYGLLGNNLPPPDTVIRLLNSKNIKTVRIFEPDPNVLRALGNSGIEVVLGTLNEDLQQLAENPAFATQWVNTNVIPYVPAVKIRYISAGNEVILGPLAQFVAGAIQNLDIALKASNVSVPVSTAIQFDAIGQSFPPSSGAFKNDAVGAITPVVAFLVSKQYPILANVYPYFAYASDTVNIRLDYALGTASGPVVN from the exons ATGGATCGCCTCCTTCTTGTCTTCTGCATCAGTGCATGTTTCCTTTACAACCATGCAG GAGCACAAGGTGTTGGGATTAACTATGGACTACTTGGTAACAACCTTCCACCACCAGATACAGTTATTAGACTACTGAATTCTAAAAACATCAAAACAGTTCGAATTTTTGAGCCCGACCCAAATGTTTTGAGGGCCCTAGGGAATTCTGGCATTGAAGTTGTTCTTGGCACGCTCAATGAGGATTTACAGCAACTTGCTGAAAATCCAGCCTTCGCAACTCAATGGGTTAATACCAATGTTATACCTTATGTCCCTGCAGTAAAAATTAGGTATATATCTGCAGGGAATGAAGTCATTCTAGGGCCTTTGGCGCAATTTGTAGCTGGTGCCATACAAAACTTGGATATTGCTCTCAAGGCAAGTAATGTCTCCGTTCCTGTTAGCACAGCTATCCAATTTGATGCAATAGGACAATCTTTCCCACCTTCAAGTGGCGCATTTAAGAACGATGCAGTCGGCGCAATAACACCCGTTGTGGCTTTCTTGGTGTCTAAACAATACCCAATTCTAGCAAATGTGTATCCTTATTTTGCATACGCAAGTGATACTGTAAACATTCGATTAGATTACGCATTAGGAACAGCTTCTGGTCCTGTTGTTAACTGA